A section of the Luteolibacter flavescens genome encodes:
- a CDS encoding fasciclin domain-containing protein, translating to MKTTAKTITSFAAALIFGTGLAQNDPVRPVAPKEQPKDVLGVIAAKPELSLFADAIKASGVEDSLRRNGRFTVLAPTNDAFRALPEGTMTELSKPENRALLAGIIQYHILRGEMKTGDISTEDVPTLQGSRVVLKKSDGIVWVGRGEVLDADIEATNGVVHVINMVLEPDTE from the coding sequence ATGAAAACTACTGCCAAGACCATCACATCATTCGCCGCGGCCCTGATCTTCGGGACGGGACTAGCTCAAAACGATCCGGTGCGTCCCGTCGCTCCTAAGGAACAGCCCAAGGATGTTCTAGGCGTGATCGCCGCGAAGCCCGAGCTTTCCCTCTTTGCCGACGCCATCAAGGCATCGGGTGTGGAAGACTCGTTGCGCAGGAATGGCCGCTTCACCGTGCTTGCGCCCACGAATGATGCTTTCCGCGCCTTGCCCGAGGGCACGATGACCGAGCTATCCAAACCGGAAAACCGCGCGCTGCTCGCAGGGATCATCCAGTATCACATTCTCCGCGGAGAGATGAAGACAGGCGACATCTCCACTGAAGACGTTCCGACATTGCAGGGTAGCCGCGTCGTTCTGAAGAAGTCGGACGGCATTGTGTGGGTCGGTCGGGGCGAGGTGCTCGACGCTGACATCGAAGCCACCAATGGCGTGGTCCACGTGATCAATATGGTGCTGGAGCCAGACACCGAGTGA
- a CDS encoding PA2169 family four-helix-bundle protein translates to MNATHECIDVCNSLLRGELSAIETYDQAIEKFDSEIERSALRAIRNEHDASAALLREHLNDMGAAAATDSGAWGTFAKAVEGTAKMLGESPALAALQQGEEHGIDEYEKALRNRDVMEEVKVVIRQQLLPPLSEHIAALDRLRAK, encoded by the coding sequence ATGAATGCTACCCACGAATGTATCGACGTCTGCAATAGCCTCCTCCGTGGAGAACTCTCCGCCATCGAGACCTACGACCAGGCCATCGAGAAATTTGACAGCGAGATCGAACGCTCCGCCCTCCGCGCCATCCGAAATGAGCACGATGCGAGCGCCGCACTTCTTCGCGAGCACCTGAATGACATGGGAGCCGCCGCGGCCACCGATTCAGGTGCTTGGGGCACCTTTGCTAAGGCAGTGGAAGGCACCGCCAAGATGCTCGGCGAATCGCCCGCTCTCGCCGCCCTCCAGCAGGGTGAAGAACACGGCATCGACGAGTATGAAAAGGCTCTCCGCAACCGCGACGTAATGGAAGAGGTGAAGGTGGTGATCCGCCAGCAGCTCCTCCCTCCGCTTTCCGAGCACATCGCCGCGCTTGATCGCCTGCGCGCGAAGTGA
- a CDS encoding response regulator, with amino-acid sequence MLEFSRIKAIHSPVIFEAEARDTMTVPTDHLPISLPKGNLRILVADDGKNAADILAMFFEMEGHTVQVVYDGRMAVEVTPSFQPQLIVMDIGMPEMDGLEASRRIREQPDGKEIVIIALSGHDLEQDKRSCAEAGIDHHMAKPVRPDDLRAVIRGYQQGQA; translated from the coding sequence TTGCTTGAATTTTCCCGGATAAAAGCGATTCACTCCCCGGTGATTTTCGAGGCTGAGGCCCGTGATACGATGACCGTCCCCACCGACCACCTGCCGATCAGCTTGCCTAAAGGAAATCTTCGGATCCTTGTGGCGGACGATGGCAAGAATGCTGCCGACATTCTGGCGATGTTTTTCGAGATGGAGGGACACACCGTGCAGGTGGTTTATGACGGGCGGATGGCAGTCGAGGTCACGCCGTCGTTCCAGCCGCAGCTTATCGTCATGGACATCGGCATGCCGGAGATGGATGGCTTGGAAGCCTCACGCCGCATCCGTGAGCAACCGGATGGGAAGGAGATCGTCATCATCGCCCTCAGCGGCCATGATCTGGAGCAGGACAAGCGCTCCTGCGCCGAGGCGGGGATTGATCACCACATGGCCAAGCCGGTTCGACCGGATGACCTGCGTGCCGTGATCCGTGGCTATCAGCAAGGACAGGCTTAG
- a CDS encoding DNA topoisomerase IB, translated as MADDTAVAVGTSWRKHLDRTFETVEGEGLTIDGDFDAPLVLVAAAFAGFHGGSPFAACVPPSQKLVRRLRRRAIMAGLIFTHDGMPGYRRGRAGRGFSYHLPEGTLLRDKLERSRIASLAVPPAYEGVWICMAENGHLQATGLDQRGRKQYRYHPEWHRLAGDRKFMHLTDFAKALPSIRRRVRAALDGDSLDRDRIIAGIVTLLDQTGFRIGNHRYVRENRSFGLASLLTRHVRETDEGLQLRFRGKAGKEHRTRIDDARVSALVEELQELPGQYLFCHRVGRRWRPIESGDVNDWLKEISGGDFTAKQFRTWRATVTCARELGRMPPPESKTAIRRAENVAIRTTAERLNHTPATCRSYYIHPAIFRAFRKGDLHGRMQARPPLLRKSDGSAFLRADERRVLSVIEAHERPPKRPKGARRPKLECIVREGTKQPQRPRK; from the coding sequence GTGGCCGATGATACGGCAGTCGCAGTGGGGACAAGTTGGCGCAAGCATCTGGATCGCACATTCGAAACAGTCGAAGGTGAAGGTCTGACCATCGACGGAGACTTCGATGCACCTCTCGTATTGGTTGCCGCAGCATTCGCAGGTTTTCATGGTGGATCACCATTCGCAGCCTGCGTGCCGCCGTCACAGAAACTGGTGCGACGATTGCGAAGGAGAGCCATCATGGCGGGACTGATTTTCACGCACGATGGCATGCCGGGGTACCGCAGGGGCCGGGCGGGCCGTGGCTTTTCCTATCATCTGCCCGAGGGCACGCTGCTCCGCGACAAGCTGGAGCGCTCGCGTATCGCCTCGTTGGCCGTGCCGCCCGCCTACGAGGGTGTGTGGATTTGCATGGCGGAGAATGGCCATCTGCAAGCGACCGGACTCGACCAAAGGGGCCGCAAGCAGTACCGCTATCACCCGGAGTGGCACCGTCTGGCAGGCGACCGGAAATTCATGCACCTGACCGACTTCGCGAAGGCCCTCCCCAGCATCCGGCGAAGGGTGCGCGCCGCGCTTGATGGGGACTCACTGGATCGGGACCGCATCATCGCCGGCATCGTCACCCTGCTGGACCAGACGGGCTTTCGCATCGGCAACCACCGCTATGTCCGGGAGAATCGAAGCTTCGGACTAGCTTCACTCCTGACCCGCCATGTCCGGGAAACCGATGAGGGCTTGCAACTCCGCTTCAGGGGCAAGGCGGGAAAGGAGCATCGCACCCGCATCGACGATGCACGGGTGAGCGCACTGGTGGAGGAGCTGCAGGAGTTGCCCGGGCAGTATCTCTTTTGCCACCGGGTCGGGCGACGCTGGCGGCCGATCGAGTCCGGGGACGTGAACGATTGGCTGAAGGAGATCAGCGGCGGGGATTTCACAGCAAAGCAATTCCGAACCTGGCGTGCCACTGTGACTTGCGCACGAGAGCTTGGGCGCATGCCACCGCCCGAGTCGAAAACCGCAATCAGGAGGGCGGAGAACGTCGCGATACGCACCACGGCGGAGCGGTTGAATCACACACCTGCCACTTGCCGCAGCTATTACATCCATCCGGCCATTTTTCGCGCCTTCCGGAAAGGCGATCTTCACGGGCGCATGCAGGCTCGCCCGCCACTGCTGAGAAAGTCTGATGGGAGCGCATTCCTGCGTGCCGACGAGAGGCGCGTTCTCTCGGTCATCGAGGCGCATGAGCGACCGCCGAAACGGCCGAAAGGTGCGCGCCGTCCAAAGCTGGAATGCATCGTGCGAGAGGGAACGAAACAACCCCAACGCCCACGCAAATGA
- a CDS encoding LacI family DNA-binding transcriptional regulator, whose product MPPSRRATIKDIAHAAGLSTAAVSQALRPHPKSNIKLQQETIERVKRVAAELNYQPHAGARSIRSNSFDTIGYFAAKTGLFINSPAGYLAGVHDIAEGQRSRITLIRLQVDTADLSQAMPTVFSERNLDALVIESYSELARQIYERVQASRLPVIFLNDRHETNSVYVDDEWAAGELTRHLIEKGYKRIGFLHRNVEGGPPVKLMHHSAVDRENGYRKAMRKAKLPATCHPVTIKAIVGFDVEMSAEDWEVISGFDAVVAYDDDLANLVGRAAYDRGVRVPDSLAIASFNGDYASLCAWQRLTTMQIPAYEMGKKAAEMAFELFREGVDIPSVSYRPTLLVGQTT is encoded by the coding sequence ATGCCCCCATCACGCAGAGCGACGATCAAGGACATTGCCCATGCCGCCGGCCTGAGCACCGCCGCCGTTTCCCAGGCGCTGCGACCGCACCCGAAGTCGAATATCAAGCTCCAGCAGGAGACCATCGAGCGCGTGAAGCGTGTCGCCGCCGAGCTGAATTACCAGCCGCATGCCGGAGCCCGCTCGATCCGCTCGAACAGCTTCGACACCATCGGCTACTTCGCCGCGAAGACCGGCCTCTTCATCAATTCGCCTGCCGGGTATCTCGCCGGGGTGCATGATATTGCGGAGGGCCAGCGTTCCCGCATCACGCTGATCCGCCTGCAGGTGGATACCGCCGATCTCTCGCAGGCAATGCCGACCGTCTTCAGCGAGCGGAATCTGGATGCGCTCGTCATCGAGAGCTACAGCGAGCTCGCCCGCCAGATCTACGAGCGGGTGCAGGCGTCCCGTCTGCCGGTGATCTTCCTCAACGATCGTCACGAGACGAATTCGGTGTATGTGGACGATGAATGGGCGGCGGGTGAATTGACCCGGCATCTCATCGAGAAGGGCTACAAGCGCATCGGCTTCCTCCATCGGAATGTCGAGGGCGGCCCGCCGGTGAAGCTGATGCATCACAGCGCGGTGGATCGCGAGAATGGCTATCGCAAGGCGATGCGGAAGGCGAAGCTCCCCGCTACTTGCCACCCGGTCACGATCAAGGCCATCGTCGGTTTCGACGTGGAGATGTCCGCGGAGGATTGGGAAGTGATCTCCGGATTCGATGCCGTGGTTGCTTACGATGATGACTTGGCAAATCTCGTCGGCCGGGCCGCTTATGACCGCGGCGTGCGCGTCCCGGATTCACTGGCGATCGCCAGCTTCAATGGCGACTACGCCTCCCTCTGCGCATGGCAGCGTCTCACCACGATGCAGATCCCTGCCTACGAGATGGGCAAGAAGGCCGCCGAGATGGCCTTCGAGCTTTTCCGCGAGGGCGTGGACATTCCTTCGGTGTCCTATCGCCCGACCCTGCTCGTCGGGCAGACGACCTGA
- a CDS encoding TIGR02587 family membrane protein produces the protein MEFSHYRTVSASLLEYGRGIAGGLIFSLPLLYTMEVWWSGFLLDPWRILLYVIATFALLLLYNRFAGLRRDATFREVAIDSVEEMGLGLVIAAVVLWLTGQLDTASGTYEVTGKVVMEAMTVAIGVSVGTSQLGGGEHDDEGMGSPDGGEEGQYLPQVGIALCGAVLFAANVAATEEIMVIAMDSPPSRILLLAVVSMLGAAWTLTYSGMHGADRHVRKETRVEHVRGIVTTYAVALIAAAGCLYFFGRFDGQPLTLSFAMCVVAGVPASLGASAGRLLLQS, from the coding sequence ATGGAATTCAGCCACTACCGCACCGTTTCCGCGTCGTTGCTTGAATACGGGCGTGGCATCGCGGGCGGACTGATTTTTTCGCTGCCGTTGCTCTACACGATGGAGGTGTGGTGGTCGGGCTTCCTGCTCGATCCATGGCGCATCTTGCTCTACGTCATCGCGACTTTCGCACTGCTGCTCCTTTATAATCGCTTCGCCGGATTGCGCCGTGATGCGACTTTCCGCGAGGTGGCAATCGACTCGGTGGAGGAGATGGGTCTCGGGCTAGTGATCGCCGCAGTCGTCTTGTGGCTGACCGGTCAACTCGACACCGCGAGCGGGACCTACGAGGTCACGGGCAAGGTGGTGATGGAAGCGATGACCGTCGCGATCGGGGTCTCGGTCGGGACTTCCCAACTCGGCGGTGGGGAGCATGATGACGAGGGCATGGGCAGCCCGGATGGCGGCGAGGAGGGGCAGTATCTCCCGCAAGTCGGCATTGCCCTGTGTGGCGCTGTTCTCTTCGCGGCGAATGTCGCGGCCACCGAGGAAATCATGGTCATCGCGATGGACAGTCCTCCCTCGCGCATACTGCTGCTCGCCGTCGTGTCCATGCTCGGGGCCGCTTGGACTCTCACCTACTCCGGCATGCACGGTGCCGACCGTCATGTGAGGAAGGAGACCCGCGTCGAGCACGTCCGTGGAATCGTCACGACCTACGCGGTGGCCCTCATCGCTGCGGCGGGCTGCCTGTATTTCTTCGGTCGCTTCGATGGCCAGCCGCTGACGCTCTCATTCGCCATGTGTGTCGTGGCCGGGGTGCCCGCCTCCCTCGGAGCCTCGGCCGGTCGTCTTCTCCTCCAATCTTGA
- a CDS encoding DUF1737 domain-containing protein, with protein sequence MVFEQYTVVTSDDLGKFEDRVNQLLGEGWVLKGGVAVCPTTPASDSTHAPDSCVRLQWSQAMALPSRHVPSALQEEAMPLPHAAEDWRKGEPPLSEL encoded by the coding sequence ATGGTCTTCGAGCAATACACTGTCGTCACCTCCGACGACCTCGGGAAATTCGAGGACCGGGTGAATCAGCTCCTCGGGGAGGGATGGGTGTTGAAAGGTGGCGTGGCCGTGTGTCCGACGACGCCGGCTTCAGATTCGACTCACGCACCGGATTCCTGTGTGCGCCTCCAGTGGAGTCAGGCGATGGCCCTGCCGTCTCGTCATGTGCCCTCGGCCCTGCAGGAGGAGGCAATGCCCCTGCCGCACGCGGCGGAGGACTGGCGGAAGGGGGAGCCCCCTCTTTCGGAATTGTAG
- a CDS encoding zinc-binding metallopeptidase family protein: protein MKTLAENIATRLTEGWRTADLPRRGRTYRCSCGRPVFFRNSVCLACGSMLGYEPERVDMRALLPGTIAGTWTLAGDEAPAQAYRRCANLDSPAGCNWLLPSEHASDLCISCRLNRTIPNLADPDSGRYWRSIENAKRRLVSQLLAIGLPVKSKVEEDPESGMMFDLLRTPPGGPHILTSHGNGLITINVEEADDSIRERIRHEMHEPYRTLLGHFRHEIGHYYWDRLVAGTPWHEKFRALFGDERDDYNAALQRNYQNGPPVDWPNNHISAYASVHPWEDWAECFAHYLHLVDSLDTALGYGMSGDDIEVEIEPFQLEDLYDPEDADAKRLLSLVNSWMDLVTALNEIARSMGQHDFYPFILSRPVLKKLQFIQLVVKEARDATAAENGTTPEVHLI from the coding sequence ATGAAGACCCTCGCTGAAAATATCGCCACCCGGCTCACGGAGGGCTGGCGCACCGCAGACCTGCCCCGCCGTGGCCGCACCTACCGATGCTCTTGCGGACGCCCGGTTTTCTTCCGGAACAGCGTGTGCCTCGCCTGTGGATCGATGCTCGGATACGAGCCGGAGCGTGTGGACATGCGCGCCCTGCTACCCGGCACCATCGCGGGGACATGGACGCTGGCGGGCGACGAGGCCCCGGCGCAGGCCTACCGGCGATGCGCGAATCTCGACTCGCCAGCAGGCTGCAATTGGCTGCTTCCCTCCGAGCATGCCTCCGACCTCTGCATCTCCTGCCGCCTGAACCGCACCATCCCGAATCTCGCCGATCCGGACAGCGGGCGCTATTGGCGGTCCATCGAAAATGCCAAGCGCCGCCTCGTTTCGCAGCTCCTGGCCATCGGCCTACCGGTGAAATCGAAGGTCGAGGAAGATCCGGAGAGCGGCATGATGTTCGATCTCCTGCGCACGCCACCCGGAGGCCCGCACATCCTGACCAGCCACGGCAACGGGCTCATCACCATCAATGTCGAGGAAGCCGACGACTCCATCCGTGAGCGCATCCGTCATGAGATGCACGAGCCGTATCGCACGCTTCTCGGCCACTTCCGTCACGAGATCGGCCACTACTACTGGGACAGGCTGGTCGCGGGCACGCCATGGCATGAGAAATTCCGCGCGCTCTTCGGTGACGAGCGGGACGACTACAATGCGGCGCTTCAGCGAAACTATCAGAACGGCCCGCCTGTCGATTGGCCGAACAACCACATCAGCGCCTACGCCTCCGTGCATCCGTGGGAGGACTGGGCCGAGTGCTTCGCCCACTACCTGCATCTGGTGGATAGCCTGGACACCGCACTCGGCTACGGGATGAGCGGCGATGACATCGAGGTGGAGATCGAGCCTTTCCAACTGGAAGATCTCTACGATCCCGAGGACGCGGATGCGAAGCGCCTGCTATCGCTGGTGAACTCCTGGATGGACCTCGTCACCGCGCTCAATGAGATCGCCCGGAGCATGGGTCAGCATGACTTCTATCCCTTCATCCTCTCGCGTCCCGTGCTGAAGAAGCTCCAATTCATCCAGCTCGTGGTGAAGGAAGCGCGCGATGCGACCGCAGCGGAAAACGGCACCACTCCCGAAGTGCATCTCATCTGA
- a CDS encoding PQQ-dependent sugar dehydrogenase — MKASLAASLVLALSLHAEEAKEPATITGSVNRPPLVPASEERMASLKVADGFTVTVFAKDLGKPRMMAVSPEGRVYVTRRGEDGDVIMLQDKDGDGLAEEPITVLKLPHVHGIAIREGIAYLAAIREVHTAQIREDGTFGPLQKLYTDLPDAGQHPNRTIGFGPSGSLYLSVGSTCNAAPEPNPESATMLELQTDGKGRRIHATGLRNTIGFAWHPETLRMYGVDHGIDWLGDDSQGEELNEIKSGKNYGWPFVFENGKPNPARDPKEDIGKTWEAYAKECEPSLMTLDAHSAPMAMIFPSAKQFPEDFHGDALVTLHGSWNRSEPSGYKVVRLRFKNGEPQAFEDFVTGFYLEGDKAHFARPCGLAEWTDGTILMSDDSGGVIYRIWHSKDALKEEPGSD, encoded by the coding sequence ATGAAAGCGTCACTTGCAGCATCACTTGTTCTCGCGCTATCGCTCCATGCAGAGGAGGCGAAGGAGCCCGCCACCATCACCGGCAGCGTGAACCGCCCTCCCCTGGTCCCGGCGAGTGAAGAGCGCATGGCCTCGCTGAAAGTGGCGGATGGCTTCACCGTGACCGTGTTCGCCAAGGATCTCGGGAAGCCGCGAATGATGGCCGTCTCGCCGGAGGGCCGGGTTTACGTCACCCGCCGTGGCGAAGACGGCGACGTGATCATGTTGCAGGACAAGGATGGCGACGGCCTCGCCGAGGAGCCCATCACCGTCCTCAAGCTCCCCCACGTCCACGGCATCGCGATCCGCGAAGGCATCGCCTACCTAGCGGCGATCCGCGAGGTCCACACCGCGCAGATCCGCGAGGACGGCACCTTTGGCCCCCTTCAGAAGCTCTACACCGACCTGCCCGATGCCGGACAACACCCGAACCGAACCATCGGCTTCGGCCCGAGTGGTTCGCTCTATCTTTCCGTCGGCAGCACCTGCAACGCCGCACCGGAACCCAATCCTGAAAGCGCTACCATGCTGGAGCTACAGACCGACGGGAAGGGCCGCCGGATTCATGCCACCGGCCTGCGGAACACCATCGGCTTCGCCTGGCACCCCGAGACGCTGCGGATGTATGGTGTGGATCACGGCATCGATTGGCTCGGGGACGACTCGCAAGGCGAGGAGCTGAACGAGATCAAATCGGGGAAGAACTACGGTTGGCCCTTCGTGTTTGAGAACGGGAAACCGAATCCGGCGCGAGACCCGAAGGAAGACATCGGCAAAACATGGGAAGCGTATGCCAAGGAGTGCGAACCCAGCCTGATGACGCTCGATGCCCACAGCGCACCGATGGCGATGATCTTCCCCTCGGCAAAGCAATTCCCGGAGGACTTCCACGGCGACGCGCTGGTCACACTCCATGGCTCATGGAACCGCAGTGAACCGAGCGGCTACAAGGTGGTAAGGCTCCGCTTCAAAAACGGGGAGCCACAGGCATTCGAGGACTTCGTTACGGGCTTTTATCTGGAAGGCGACAAGGCGCACTTCGCGAGACCGTGTGGACTCGCGGAGTGGACCGATGGCACGATCCTCATGAGCGATGACAGCGGTGGAGTCATCTATCGGATCTGGCACTCGAAGGATGCGCTGAAGGAAGAGCCTGGATCAGACTGA
- a CDS encoding PAS domain S-box protein has product MAATTFARGWVTLSMHHPSEASVAIYFCGPAGEILSYNQAAHLLWEGLPGSVPWCGPIRFLREDGSPIPDEDLPPLRAWRGVGVIPREDVLLEAPSGKRIRASVRAELLCNATGQAAGVSVRIMVADAGDTESTLSRLPLENPSPVIRLDGGTWLGFANPAAIKCLREWNVQPGQPAPTPLVKLAAEAAMLGVATDFEQTIGGKTYIIKVVPVSPGMHTNFYFTDITELTRLEHGLRYSQKRLEALALHSPVATYVKDSAGRYTQANPVACHYLGSTGEVVGLTDQQLLPPDIAERIRRIDLEVIQYGKSILTEEQVGHWRFLSSKFPLPDENGNMTQVGGISLEITERAEMATKLRESEERFRILAENAPVGIFLSSVEGQVLFVNRSWCAMAGLTADQALGSGWTSALHPEDRERALKDWHGSMVGEAPSTCEFRFLHADGTEVWTLGCATPLTDTKGTVTGFIGSCTDVTESRQADLLLQRQAARLRLLWEAAGIILSNERPDVMLQQLFDKIRPHLDLDAFFSFMVDPDGDGLSLFSCSGITDEQRASLGKLQYGQAICGTVALNREPMVVTCIQQSDDDISSLVRGYGVSVYACNPLMAGGELLGTLSFASRRRTQFDADEIEFLETISHYFTGAYVRWRLLEDLRATDRRKDEFLATLAHELRNPLAPIRAGLGVIKMTEGIPQELDVVRSAMERQMDQLVTLVNDLIDVSRITLGKMNLRLSRCRFHEILDSATEASRPGIDEAGHRLEISIPDHDIHLHADPHRLAQVISNLLNNAAKYTPRGGTIRVEAEVIDGETLAVRVKDTGKGIPAHMLERIFDMFAQVNPAPMDDGGLGIGLTLVRSLTRMHGGSVRAESAGPGEGSAFQLLLPILPAAPVTEWSNEEESMDKNSGTAGTAKRVLIVDDNADAATTLAMAVKLIGHKVATAENGLAALDLAPSFLPDVVLMDLGMPVMDGWEAARRMRAEPWSKSVHLVAVTGWGQDSDRERTKAAGFDHHIVKPTDLDTLRSLLGSAS; this is encoded by the coding sequence GTGGCAGCCACCACTTTCGCGCGGGGATGGGTCACCCTCTCCATGCACCACCCGAGTGAAGCCAGCGTAGCCATCTACTTCTGCGGACCCGCGGGAGAGATCTTGTCCTACAATCAGGCTGCGCACCTCCTGTGGGAAGGACTTCCGGGCAGCGTGCCGTGGTGCGGACCCATCCGTTTCCTAAGGGAAGACGGCAGCCCGATTCCGGACGAGGATCTGCCGCCACTGCGGGCATGGCGTGGCGTTGGGGTGATTCCACGGGAGGATGTTTTGTTAGAAGCCCCATCGGGCAAGCGGATCCGGGCATCGGTCCGAGCGGAATTGCTGTGCAATGCCACCGGCCAGGCAGCCGGCGTCTCGGTCAGGATCATGGTGGCGGATGCGGGTGATACAGAGTCAACCCTGAGCCGACTTCCCCTTGAGAATCCTTCTCCGGTCATCCGCCTTGATGGCGGCACGTGGCTCGGATTCGCCAATCCTGCGGCGATCAAATGCCTGCGGGAGTGGAATGTGCAACCGGGGCAGCCTGCACCGACCCCGCTGGTGAAGCTGGCGGCAGAGGCGGCGATGCTCGGAGTGGCCACGGACTTCGAGCAAACCATCGGAGGCAAGACCTACATCATCAAGGTGGTGCCGGTGTCTCCGGGAATGCATACGAACTTTTACTTCACCGACATCACCGAGCTGACGAGGCTGGAGCACGGCCTGAGATACAGCCAGAAGCGCCTGGAAGCGCTCGCGCTCCATTCTCCGGTAGCAACGTATGTGAAGGATTCTGCGGGCCGCTACACCCAGGCAAATCCGGTGGCATGCCACTATCTGGGTAGCACGGGCGAGGTCGTGGGCTTGACCGATCAGCAGCTTTTGCCACCGGACATCGCCGAGAGGATCCGCAGGATCGATCTCGAAGTCATCCAGTACGGCAAGTCCATCCTCACGGAAGAGCAGGTGGGACACTGGCGCTTCCTTAGTTCGAAATTCCCCCTCCCCGATGAAAACGGGAACATGACCCAGGTGGGCGGCATTTCCCTGGAGATCACTGAGCGTGCCGAGATGGCGACGAAGCTCCGTGAAAGCGAGGAGCGCTTCCGTATCCTCGCGGAAAATGCACCCGTCGGCATCTTCCTTTCCTCCGTGGAGGGCCAAGTGCTTTTCGTCAACCGCAGTTGGTGCGCGATGGCCGGACTTACCGCGGATCAGGCGCTGGGCAGCGGCTGGACTTCCGCCCTTCACCCGGAAGACCGGGAGCGGGCGTTGAAAGACTGGCACGGCTCGATGGTGGGAGAGGCGCCTTCCACCTGCGAATTCCGCTTTCTCCACGCGGACGGCACCGAGGTGTGGACGCTGGGATGCGCAACGCCGCTGACAGACACGAAAGGCACGGTCACCGGCTTCATCGGGAGCTGCACCGATGTCACCGAGAGCCGTCAGGCGGATCTCCTCCTGCAGCGCCAGGCGGCACGCCTCCGCCTGCTGTGGGAGGCGGCCGGGATCATCCTGAGCAACGAGCGGCCGGACGTGATGCTCCAGCAGCTCTTTGACAAGATCCGCCCGCATCTCGATCTCGATGCCTTTTTCAGCTTCATGGTGGATCCGGATGGCGACGGCCTATCGCTCTTCTCCTGCTCCGGCATCACGGACGAGCAGCGGGCATCGCTGGGCAAACTCCAATATGGGCAGGCCATCTGCGGGACGGTCGCACTGAATCGGGAGCCGATGGTGGTGACCTGCATCCAGCAGTCGGACGATGACATCTCCTCCCTGGTGAGGGGGTACGGTGTCTCGGTATATGCCTGCAATCCGCTGATGGCTGGCGGCGAGCTGTTAGGGACGCTTTCCTTCGCCAGCCGCAGGCGCACGCAATTCGACGCGGATGAGATCGAGTTCCTCGAAACGATCTCGCATTACTTCACCGGAGCGTATGTGCGCTGGCGATTGCTGGAGGACCTGCGGGCCACAGACCGGAGGAAGGATGAGTTTCTGGCCACCCTCGCCCACGAGCTGCGGAATCCCTTGGCGCCGATCCGTGCGGGACTGGGCGTGATCAAGATGACCGAGGGGATTCCCCAGGAACTCGATGTCGTCAGATCGGCGATGGAGCGCCAGATGGACCAACTCGTCACGCTCGTGAACGACTTGATCGACGTGTCGCGCATCACCCTCGGCAAGATGAACCTGCGGCTCAGCCGCTGCCGTTTCCACGAGATCCTCGATAGCGCCACCGAGGCCTCGCGACCTGGCATCGACGAGGCTGGACACCGGCTGGAGATTTCCATTCCGGATCACGACATCCACTTGCACGCCGATCCGCATCGTCTGGCACAGGTGATCTCGAATCTCCTGAACAACGCCGCGAAGTACACTCCGCGAGGCGGCACCATCCGGGTGGAGGCGGAGGTCATCGACGGAGAAACCCTCGCCGTGCGGGTGAAGGATACCGGCAAGGGCATCCCGGCCCACATGCTGGAGCGGATTTTCGATATGTTTGCTCAGGTCAATCCGGCACCGATGGACGACGGTGGCCTGGGAATAGGGCTCACCTTGGTGAGATCACTCACCCGGATGCACGGAGGCAGCGTGCGGGCGGAGAGCGCCGGCCCCGGTGAGGGCAGCGCATTCCAACTGCTGCTCCCCATCCTGCCGGCAGCGCCCGTGACGGAATGGTCTAATGAAGAAGAATCGATGGACAAGAACAGTGGCACGGCCGGAACGGCCAAGAGGGTATTGATTGTGGATGACAATGCGGATGCAGCCACAACCCTCGCGATGGCGGTGAAGCTGATCGGCCACAAGGTGGCAACCGCCGAGAATGGCCTAGCCGCGCTGGACCTAGCACCGAGCTTCCTGCCCGACGTGGTGCTCATGGACTTGGGCATGCCGGTGATGGATGGCTGGGAGGCCGCCCGGAGGATGCGCGCCGAGCCTTGGAGCAAGTCGGTCCATCTCGTGGCCGTCACCGGTTGGGGACAAGACAGCGATCGAGAGCGAACCAAGGCCGCCGGATTTGACCATCATATCGTGAAGCCGACCGATCTGGATACTTTGCGCAGCCTGCTCGGCTCGGCGTCGTGA